In one window of Pseudooceanicola aestuarii DNA:
- a CDS encoding NADP-dependent malic enzyme, translating into MSTPSSKDALRAAALAYHRLPKPGKLEVRATKPLANGRDLSLAYSPGVAEACLDIRDDAQTARDYTARGNLVAVISNGSAVLGLGNIGALASKPVMEGKAVLFKKFAGIDCFDIEVDETDPEKLADIVCALAPTFGAVNLEDIKAPDCFIVEKICRERMNIPVFHDDQHGTAIVVGAAATNALHVAGKRFEDIKIVSTGGGAAGIACLNMLLKLGVRRENVWLCDIHGLIHTGREEDMTPQKAAYAQSTDLRTLDEAIEGADLFLGLSGPEVLSPEMVGRMASRPIIFALANPTPEIMPEAARAVAPDAIIATGRSDFPNQVNNVLCFPFIFRGALDVGATEINDEMQIACIEGIAALARATTSAEAAAAYRGETLTFGADYLIPKPFDPRLSGVVSVAVAKAAMDSGVATRPIEDLDAYRQRLNSSVYKSALLMRPVFDAARTASRRIVFAEGEDERVLRAAQAILEETTEHPILIGRPDVIAHRCTRHGLKIRPGQDFHVVNPENDPRYRDYWGTYHQIMERRGVTPDLARAIMRTNTTAIGAVMVRREEADSLICGTFGEYGWHLNYIQQVLGSPTQRPHGALSMMIMEDGPLFLADTHCHAEPSPAQIAEAAIGAARHVRRFGLKPSIALCGRSQFGNQDTGTAQRLRAAMEILDSAPRDFIYEGEMNIDTALDADLRQRVFPGARLEMNANVLIFAHSDAASGVRNILKMKGGGLEVGPILMGMGNCAHIVSSSITSRGLLNMAAIAGTPVSHYG; encoded by the coding sequence ATGAGCACGCCATCTTCCAAGGACGCACTGCGCGCCGCCGCGCTGGCCTATCACCGGCTGCCCAAGCCCGGCAAGCTTGAGGTCCGCGCCACCAAGCCGCTGGCCAATGGCCGCGACCTCAGCCTGGCCTATTCGCCCGGCGTGGCGGAGGCCTGCCTGGATATCCGCGACGACGCCCAGACCGCCCGCGACTACACCGCGCGCGGCAACCTGGTGGCAGTGATCTCCAACGGCTCCGCCGTGCTGGGGCTGGGCAATATCGGCGCGCTGGCATCGAAACCGGTGATGGAGGGCAAGGCCGTCCTGTTCAAGAAATTCGCCGGCATAGATTGTTTCGACATCGAGGTCGACGAGACCGACCCCGAAAAGCTGGCCGATATCGTCTGTGCCCTCGCCCCGACCTTTGGCGCCGTGAACCTGGAGGACATCAAGGCGCCCGATTGCTTCATCGTGGAAAAGATCTGCCGCGAGCGGATGAACATCCCCGTGTTTCACGACGACCAGCACGGCACCGCCATCGTGGTCGGCGCCGCCGCCACCAATGCCCTGCACGTCGCCGGCAAGCGGTTCGAAGACATCAAGATCGTGTCCACCGGTGGCGGGGCGGCGGGAATCGCCTGCCTGAACATGCTGCTGAAACTGGGCGTACGACGCGAAAACGTATGGCTGTGCGACATTCACGGGCTGATCCACACGGGCCGCGAGGAGGACATGACCCCGCAAAAGGCCGCCTATGCCCAGTCCACCGACCTGCGCACCCTGGACGAGGCCATCGAGGGCGCCGATCTGTTCCTGGGCCTGTCCGGGCCCGAGGTTCTGAGCCCCGAAATGGTCGGCCGCATGGCCAGCCGGCCGATCATCTTCGCCCTGGCGAACCCCACGCCCGAGATCATGCCCGAGGCCGCGCGCGCGGTCGCCCCCGATGCGATCATCGCCACGGGGCGCAGCGATTTTCCGAACCAGGTCAACAATGTCCTGTGCTTCCCCTTCATCTTCCGGGGGGCGCTTGACGTGGGCGCGACGGAGATCAACGACGAGATGCAGATCGCCTGCATCGAGGGCATCGCCGCCCTGGCCCGGGCCACCACCAGCGCCGAGGCCGCCGCCGCCTATCGTGGCGAGACGCTGACCTTTGGCGCCGATTACCTGATCCCGAAACCCTTTGACCCGCGTCTGTCGGGGGTCGTTTCCGTCGCCGTGGCCAAGGCGGCGATGGACAGCGGCGTAGCCACCCGCCCGATCGAGGATCTGGACGCCTATCGCCAGAGGCTGAATTCCTCGGTCTACAAATCCGCGCTGTTGATGCGCCCGGTTTTCGACGCCGCGCGCACCGCCTCGCGCCGGATCGTCTTTGCCGAGGGTGAGGACGAGCGCGTGCTGCGCGCCGCCCAGGCGATCCTGGAGGAAACCACCGAACACCCGATCCTGATCGGCCGCCCCGACGTGATCGCCCACCGCTGCACCCGCCACGGGCTGAAGATCCGTCCGGGACAGGATTTCCACGTGGTTAACCCCGAAAACGACCCCCGCTACCGCGATTACTGGGGCACATATCACCAGATCATGGAGCGGCGCGGCGTCACCCCCGACCTCGCCCGCGCCATCATGCGTACCAACACCACCGCCATCGGCGCCGTCATGGTCCGGCGGGAAGAGGCCGACAGCCTGATCTGCGGCACCTTCGGGGAATACGGCTGGCATCTGAACTACATCCAGCAGGTGCTGGGCAGCCCGACGCAGCGCCCGCATGGTGCGCTGTCGATGATGATAATGGAAGACGGGCCGCTGTTTCTGGCGGACACCCATTGTCACGCCGAGCCCAGCCCCGCCCAGATCGCGGAAGCGGCGATCGGCGCCGCGCGGCACGTCCGCCGCTTTGGATTGAAACCCTCGATCGCCCTGTGCGGGCGGTCGCAATTCGGCAACCAGGACACCGGCACGGCCCAGCGCCTGCGCGCCGCGATGGAGATCCTGGACAGCGCGCCGCGCGATTTCATCTACGAGGGCGAAATGAACATCGATACCGCCCTGGACGCCGATCTGCGCCAGCGCGTCTTTCCCGGCGCGCGGTTGGAAATGAATGCAAATGTGCTGATCTTTGCCCATTCCGATGCCGCATCCGGTGTGCGCAACATCCTGAAGATGAAGGGCGGCGGGCTGGAAGTCGGGCCGATCCTGATGGGCATGGGCAATTGCGCGCATATCGTCAGCTCCTCCATCACCTCGCGGGGGTTGCTGAACATGGCCGCCATCGCGGGCACGCCGGTTTCGCATTACGGCTGA
- a CDS encoding 3-deoxy-D-manno-octulosonic acid transferase, with product MPRSVSLAAYMALAGRARRPRRGEAQARPRGPLIWLHCPPAARQVALMQLVHRLHQSWADATVLMTHDPAGGGEGPRDDPADGPAAGDIVPPRPDRDGLENMEILHRSAPPEETRAVRAFLDHWQPDLCLWAHGNLRPALLTLTGKRGIPALLVEAEAAGFDDARLRWLPDMSRSVLDNFAAIFAVSGNARRRLERLGAQPGRITVTGPLQDAGPALSGDAELRDQLAADLEGRPLWLAAQVAQEELSVVLEAHRRASRLAHRLLLVLVPDDPAQGTAIAAMLRDGGWRAEQWSDGAMPTDETQILLADTAGEMGLWYRLCPVTFMAGSLHRGMSGLDPFAPAALGSAVIYGPHIPAHMEAYSRLVRAGAAALIRDAEGLANAVIRLSAPDAAAEMASAGWEVVTQGAEVTDAVMDWIAATIDERQAG from the coding sequence GTGCCCCGCTCGGTCAGCCTGGCGGCCTACATGGCGCTCGCCGGGCGGGCGCGCCGTCCCCGTAGGGGGGAGGCGCAGGCCCGCCCGCGCGGCCCGCTGATCTGGCTGCATTGCCCGCCCGCCGCGCGCCAGGTCGCGCTGATGCAGCTGGTTCACCGCCTGCACCAGTCCTGGGCCGATGCGACGGTGCTGATGACCCATGACCCGGCAGGCGGCGGCGAGGGGCCGCGCGACGATCCGGCCGATGGTCCTGCCGCCGGGGATATTGTGCCGCCCCGGCCCGATCGTGACGGGCTGGAGAACATGGAGATCCTTCACCGGTCCGCCCCGCCCGAGGAAACGCGCGCGGTCCGCGCCTTTCTGGATCATTGGCAGCCGGATCTGTGCCTTTGGGCGCATGGCAACCTGCGCCCCGCGCTGCTGACCCTCACCGGCAAGCGGGGCATCCCCGCACTTCTGGTGGAGGCGGAGGCGGCCGGGTTCGATGACGCCCGCCTGCGCTGGCTGCCGGACATGAGCCGCAGCGTGCTGGATAACTTCGCCGCCATTTTCGCGGTGTCGGGCAATGCCCGGCGGCGGCTGGAACGGCTGGGCGCGCAGCCGGGGCGGATCACCGTCACCGGCCCGTTGCAGGACGCGGGTCCGGCCCTGTCCGGCGATGCGGAACTGCGCGACCAGCTGGCCGCCGACCTGGAGGGGCGGCCGCTTTGGCTGGCCGCGCAGGTGGCGCAAGAAGAGCTGTCGGTGGTGCTGGAGGCGCACCGTCGCGCCTCCCGGCTGGCGCATCGGCTGTTGCTGGTGCTGGTCCCCGACGACCCGGCCCAGGGCACCGCGATCGCGGCGATGCTGCGCGATGGTGGTTGGCGGGCGGAGCAATGGTCCGACGGTGCGATGCCCACGGACGAGACCCAGATCCTGCTGGCGGACACGGCGGGCGAGATGGGGCTGTGGTATCGTCTGTGCCCCGTTACCTTCATGGCCGGGTCGCTGCATCGCGGCATGTCAGGGCTGGATCCCTTTGCCCCCGCGGCGCTGGGGTCGGCAGTGATCTACGGGCCGCATATCCCCGCCCATATGGAAGCCTATTCCCGCCTGGTCCGCGCCGGTGCCGCCGCGCTGATCCGTGATGCGGAAGGTCTGGCCAATGCAGTGATCCGCCTGTCGGCCCCCGATGCGGCGGCGGAGATGGCCAGTGCCGGCTGGGAGGTTGTTACCCAGGGGGCGGAGGTCACGGACGCGGTGATGGACTGGATCGCGGCAACGATCGACGAAAGGCAGGCAGGCTGA
- a CDS encoding DUF4170 domain-containing protein — MQRLHLVFGGELVDPTKSTFKDVEDIHIVGIFPDYATAYDAWKAEAQRTVDNAHMRYFIAHLHRLRDEEAAASPTEELG; from the coding sequence ATGCAGCGCCTTCACCTTGTCTTCGGCGGTGAGCTGGTCGATCCGACCAAATCCACCTTCAAGGATGTCGAGGATATCCACATCGTCGGCATCTTCCCAGATTACGCTACCGCCTATGACGCCTGGAAGGCCGAGGCGCAGCGCACCGTGGACAATGCTCATATGCGCTATTTCATCGCCCATCTGCACCGCCTGCGCGACGAGGAAGCCGCCGCCTCGCCGACCGAAGAACTCGGCTAG